In one Mesorhizobium australicum genomic region, the following are encoded:
- a CDS encoding ATP-binding protein, giving the protein MFKEHEGDLTERNAPPVRDAAQEAARILGHVIQCDGAHATIATTAAGNKSQEAGQWSVGKFISISLPNTRTVGLVHDVHVDGPWHEEADNRMLVHVDLIGEVRDGQDGARPVFDRGIAKYPHIGAIAHRIRQRDLAAIYEIGGDDAVPVGNLSQDESVSANVAMGRTLNRHFAVVGSTGVGKSSAVSLLLHKAIEARPNLRVLILDPHNEFASAFPDVSITLDSETLDLPFWMFRLEELVEVLYLGRDPIVEEVELLRDLIPAAKQENRGAGNVSLRRSSEPGGITADTPVPYRMADLMRILDDRMGMLDSKDLRPIYRALRQRLDAGMRDPRFRFMFGSRIIEDNITAAIGRIFRIPAQGKPVTCFQMAGMPSEVVNAVCSVLARLAFDLTLWGDGKIELLLLCEEAHRYMPVDPRMGFAPTRHALARIAKEGRKYGCYLGIVTQRPGELDPTIFSQCSTVFAMRLPNEQDQAIIRSAISDASASALAFLSSMGQRECIAFGDGVAATMRMKFEVLDRRYIPGSAVRDHTEDAVVQDIDLNTIVERMRSGGRDSISDEVWSNASVPGAPAAGGPEQRPSLARLSPYVDEPIRQERRPDGRLFG; this is encoded by the coding sequence ATGTTCAAGGAACACGAGGGCGATTTGACCGAGCGGAATGCGCCGCCGGTGCGCGACGCGGCGCAGGAGGCCGCCCGCATCCTCGGCCATGTCATCCAGTGCGACGGCGCGCATGCAACCATCGCAACCACCGCCGCCGGCAACAAGAGCCAGGAGGCCGGCCAGTGGTCGGTCGGCAAGTTCATTTCCATCAGCCTGCCGAACACCCGCACCGTCGGCCTCGTCCACGACGTCCATGTCGACGGACCGTGGCACGAGGAGGCCGACAACCGCATGCTGGTGCATGTCGATCTGATCGGCGAGGTGCGCGACGGCCAGGACGGCGCGCGCCCGGTCTTCGACCGCGGCATCGCGAAATATCCGCATATCGGAGCGATCGCTCACCGCATCCGCCAGCGCGACCTTGCCGCGATCTACGAGATCGGCGGCGATGACGCGGTCCCGGTCGGCAATCTTTCGCAGGACGAAAGCGTGTCGGCGAACGTCGCGATGGGGCGCACGCTCAACCGCCACTTCGCCGTCGTCGGCTCGACGGGCGTCGGCAAGTCCAGCGCGGTATCGCTGCTGCTGCACAAGGCGATCGAGGCGCGGCCGAACCTGCGCGTCCTGATCCTCGACCCGCACAACGAATTCGCAAGCGCCTTTCCCGACGTGTCGATCACGCTCGATTCCGAGACGCTCGACCTGCCGTTCTGGATGTTCCGCCTCGAGGAACTGGTCGAGGTGCTCTATCTCGGCCGCGATCCGATCGTCGAGGAGGTCGAGCTGCTGCGCGACCTGATCCCGGCGGCGAAGCAAGAAAATCGCGGCGCGGGCAACGTGTCGCTGCGCCGGAGCTCCGAGCCCGGCGGCATCACGGCCGACACGCCGGTGCCCTACCGCATGGCCGACCTGATGCGCATCCTCGATGACCGCATGGGCATGCTCGACAGCAAGGACCTCAGGCCGATCTACCGCGCCCTGCGGCAGCGCCTCGATGCCGGCATGCGCGATCCCCGCTTCCGCTTCATGTTCGGCTCGCGCATCATCGAGGACAACATCACCGCCGCGATCGGCCGGATCTTCCGCATCCCGGCGCAAGGCAAGCCGGTGACCTGCTTCCAGATGGCGGGCATGCCCTCCGAGGTGGTCAACGCGGTCTGCTCCGTGCTCGCGCGGCTCGCCTTCGACCTGACGCTGTGGGGCGACGGCAAGATTGAGTTGCTCCTGCTGTGCGAGGAGGCGCACCGCTACATGCCGGTCGATCCGCGCATGGGCTTCGCGCCGACCCGCCACGCGCTGGCGCGCATCGCCAAGGAAGGCCGTAAATATGGCTGCTACCTCGGCATCGTCACCCAGCGGCCAGGCGAACTCGACCCGACCATCTTCTCGCAGTGCTCGACCGTCTTCGCCATGCGCCTGCCGAACGAGCAGGACCAGGCGATCATCCGCTCGGCAATCTCGGATGCCTCCGCCTCGGCGCTCGCCTTCCTGTCCTCGATGGGCCAGCGGGAGTGCATCGCCTTCGGCGACGGCGTCGCGGCGACGATGCGGATGAAGTTCGAGGTCCTCGACCGCCGCTACATCCCCGGCTCCGCCGTGCGCGACCACACAGAGGATGCGGTGGTGCAGGACATCGATCTCAACACCATCGTCGAGCGCATGCGCAGCGGCGGCCGCGACAGCATCAGCGACGAGGTCTGGTCCAACGCAAGCGTCCCCGGCGCGCCGGCAGCCGGCGGCCCCGAACAGCGCCCCAGCCTCGCCAGGCTCTCGCCCTATGTCGACGAGCCGATCCGCCAGGAGCGGCGGCCGGACGGGAGGCTGTTTGGGTAG
- a CDS encoding NAD(P)/FAD-dependent oxidoreductase codes for MLDKAPNKRLADLLDRFGGALSSGDVEAAVACFQEDCYWRDLVAFTWNIKTMEGRDQVRDMLESQLALTGPSGWRIADGEDATETDGLLEGWIQFETKVARGFGQIRVRNGLIWTLLTTMVELKGFEEPAGFDRPLGAKHGAARNRPTWKEEREAEAAELGYTRQPYCLIIGGGQGGIALGARLRQLGVPTIIVEKNERPGDSWRKRYKSLCLHDPVWYDHLPYIDFPKNWPIFSPKDKIGDWLEMYAKVMELNYWTSTEAKSASYDEKKKEWTVVVTRDGKEITLRPKQLVLATGMSAKPNIPKFKGMETFKGEQHHSSKHPGPDAYKGKKVVVIGSNNSAHDICAALWEAGVDVTMVQRSSTHIVRSDTLMEIGLGALYSEQAVRSGITTAKADLIFASLPYKILHEFQIPLYQQMKERDAEFYKGLEKAGFKLDWGDDGSGLFMKYLRRGSGYYIDIGASQLIIDGEIKLKSGQVAEITEDAVVLEDGTKIPADVIVYATGYGSMNGWAAELISQEVADKVGKCWGLGSATTKDPGPWEGEQRNMWKPTQQEALWFHGGNLHQSRHYSQFLALQLKARMEGIPTPVYGLQKVHHLR; via the coding sequence ATGCTCGACAAGGCACCCAACAAACGGCTCGCCGATCTTCTGGACAGGTTCGGCGGCGCCCTGTCGTCCGGCGATGTCGAGGCGGCCGTCGCCTGCTTTCAGGAAGATTGCTACTGGCGCGACCTCGTCGCCTTCACCTGGAACATCAAGACCATGGAAGGCCGCGACCAGGTCCGCGACATGCTGGAGAGCCAGCTCGCGCTCACCGGCCCCTCCGGCTGGCGGATCGCCGACGGCGAGGATGCGACCGAGACGGACGGGCTGCTTGAAGGCTGGATCCAGTTCGAGACCAAGGTCGCACGCGGCTTTGGTCAGATCCGTGTCAGGAACGGCCTGATCTGGACGCTTTTGACCACGATGGTCGAGCTGAAGGGCTTCGAGGAGCCCGCCGGCTTCGACCGACCGTTGGGCGCGAAGCACGGGGCTGCGAGGAACCGCCCGACCTGGAAGGAAGAGCGCGAGGCAGAGGCCGCCGAACTCGGCTACACGCGCCAGCCCTATTGCCTCATCATCGGCGGCGGCCAGGGCGGTATCGCGCTTGGCGCCCGCCTCAGGCAGCTCGGCGTCCCGACGATCATCGTCGAGAAGAACGAGCGCCCCGGCGATTCATGGCGCAAGCGCTACAAGTCGCTCTGCCTGCACGATCCGGTCTGGTACGATCACCTCCCCTATATCGACTTCCCGAAAAACTGGCCGATCTTCTCGCCCAAGGACAAGATTGGCGACTGGCTCGAAATGTACGCCAAGGTGATGGAGCTCAACTACTGGACCTCGACCGAGGCCAAGAGCGCATCCTACGACGAGAAGAAGAAGGAATGGACCGTCGTCGTCACCCGCGACGGCAAGGAGATCACACTACGTCCGAAGCAGCTCGTGCTCGCCACAGGCATGTCCGCCAAGCCGAACATCCCGAAATTCAAGGGCATGGAGACATTCAAGGGCGAACAGCACCATTCGTCCAAGCATCCGGGACCCGACGCCTATAAGGGCAAGAAGGTGGTCGTGATCGGCTCCAACAACTCCGCCCACGACATCTGCGCAGCACTTTGGGAGGCCGGCGTCGACGTGACGATGGTGCAGCGCTCCTCCACCCACATCGTGCGCTCCGACACGCTGATGGAGATCGGCCTCGGTGCGCTCTATTCCGAACAGGCGGTACGGTCGGGCATCACGACCGCCAAGGCCGACCTGATCTTCGCCTCCCTGCCCTACAAGATCCTGCACGAGTTCCAGATTCCGCTCTATCAGCAGATGAAGGAGCGTGACGCGGAGTTCTACAAGGGCCTGGAGAAGGCCGGCTTCAAGCTCGACTGGGGCGACGACGGCTCGGGCCTGTTCATGAAATACCTCAGGCGCGGCTCGGGCTACTACATCGACATCGGCGCCTCGCAGCTGATCATCGACGGCGAGATCAAGCTGAAGAGCGGCCAGGTCGCCGAAATCACCGAGGACGCGGTCGTCCTGGAGGACGGCACGAAGATCCCGGCGGACGTCATCGTCTACGCCACCGGCTACGGCTCCATGAACGGCTGGGCCGCCGAGTTGATCTCACAGGAGGTCGCCGACAAGGTGGGAAAATGCTGGGGCCTGGGCTCTGCCACCACCAAAGACCCCGGCCCGTGGGAAGGCGAGCAGCGCAACATGTGGAAGCCGACGCAGCAGGAGGCGCTCTGGTTCCACGGTGGCAACCTGCACCAGTCGCGCCACTACTCGCAGTTCCTGGCGCTACAGCTCAAAGCCCGTATGGAAGGGATCCCGACGCCGGTCTACGGGCTGCAGAAGGTGCATCACCTGCGCTGA